The Balaenoptera acutorostrata chromosome 10, mBalAcu1.1, whole genome shotgun sequence genome has a window encoding:
- the GHRL gene encoding appetite-regulating hormone, whose product MTRQPTVATSTRNPRPICPQPAEAMPSPGTICSLLLLSVLWVDLAMAGSSFLSPEHQKVQQRKESKKLSAKPKPRALEGWLDAEVRSQAEGAGDELEIQFSAPFDVGIKLSGAHSHQHGQTLGKFLQDVLWEDASETPADK is encoded by the exons ATGACCAGGCAGCCAACAGTCGCCACCTCCACCAGGAATCCCAG GCCCATCTGTCCCCAGCCAGCCGAGGCCATGCCCTCCCCAGGGACCATCTGCAGCCTGCTGCTCCTCAGTGTGCTCTGGGTGGACTTGGCCATGGCGGGCTCCAGCTTCCTGAGCCCCGAACACCAGAAAGTGCAG cagagaaaggaatccaagaaGCTGTCAGCCAAACCGAAGCCCCGGGCCCTGGAAGGCTGGCTTGACGCAGAAGTCAGAAGTCAGGCGGAAGGCGCAGGGGACGAGCTGGAAATCCAG TTCAGCGCCCCCTTTGACGTTGGGATCAAGCTGTCAGGGGCTCACTCCCACCAGCACGGCCAGACCCTGGGGAAGTTTCTTCAGGACGTCCTTTGGGAAGACGCCAGTG AAACCCCAGCCGACAAGTGA